A single region of the Streptomyces vilmorinianum genome encodes:
- the pdhA gene encoding pyruvate dehydrogenase (acetyl-transferring) E1 component subunit alpha, translating to MDSLQQRSSTVQEPPGAATAYRPTPPPAWKPRTDPAPLLPDAEPFRVLGTDAVAAADPGLLRRLYAELVRGRRYNAQATALTKQGRLAVYPSTTGQEACEVAAALALEDRDWLFPSYRDTLAAVARGLDPVQALTLLRGDWHTGYDPREHRIAPLCTPLATQLPHAVGLAHAARLKGDDVVALAMVGDGGTSEGDFHEALNFAAVWQAPVVFLVQNNGFAISVPLAKQTAAPSLAHKAVGYGMPGRLVDGNDAVAVHQVLTEAVARARRGGGPTLVEAVTYRIDAHTNADDATRYRGDSEVETWRAHDPILILERELTERGMLDEDTKREAAEAAETMAAALRERMNADPALDPMDLFAHVYAEQTTQLREQAAQLRAELDAESEA from the coding sequence GTGGACTCGTTGCAACAGCGCAGTTCGACAGTCCAAGAGCCCCCCGGTGCCGCTACCGCCTACCGGCCCACCCCGCCCCCGGCGTGGAAGCCGCGTACGGACCCCGCCCCGCTGCTGCCCGACGCCGAGCCGTTCCGTGTCCTCGGCACGGACGCGGTGGCCGCCGCCGACCCCGGGCTGCTGCGGCGGCTCTACGCGGAGCTGGTGCGCGGCCGGCGGTACAACGCGCAGGCCACCGCCCTCACCAAGCAGGGCCGTCTCGCCGTCTACCCGTCGACCACCGGGCAGGAGGCCTGCGAGGTCGCGGCCGCGCTCGCTCTGGAGGACCGGGACTGGCTGTTCCCCTCGTACCGGGACACCCTCGCGGCCGTCGCCCGCGGCCTGGACCCGGTCCAGGCGCTGACGCTGCTGCGCGGGGACTGGCACACCGGGTACGACCCGCGTGAGCACCGCATCGCGCCGCTGTGCACCCCGCTCGCCACCCAGCTGCCGCACGCGGTGGGCCTGGCCCACGCTGCCCGGCTCAAGGGCGACGACGTGGTCGCGCTCGCCATGGTCGGCGACGGCGGCACGAGCGAGGGCGACTTCCACGAGGCGCTGAACTTCGCGGCCGTCTGGCAGGCCCCCGTGGTCTTCCTCGTGCAGAACAACGGCTTCGCGATCTCCGTACCGCTCGCCAAGCAGACCGCGGCCCCGTCCCTGGCCCACAAGGCCGTCGGCTACGGCATGCCCGGCCGGCTCGTGGACGGAAACGACGCCGTCGCCGTCCACCAGGTGCTGACCGAGGCCGTGGCACGCGCGCGGCGGGGCGGCGGACCGACGCTGGTCGAGGCCGTCACGTACCGCATCGACGCCCACACCAACGCCGACGACGCCACCCGCTACCGCGGCGACAGCGAGGTCGAGACGTGGCGGGCGCACGACCCGATCCTGATCCTGGAGCGGGAGCTGACGGAGCGCGGGATGCTCGACGAGGACACCAAGCGGGAGGCGGCCGAGGCCGCCGAGACGATGGCGGCGGCGCTGCGGGAGCGGATGAACGCCGACCCGGCGCTCGACCCCATGGACCTGTTCGCGCACGTCTACGCCGAGCAGACCACGCAACTGCGTGAGCAGGCGGCGCAGCTGCGGGCCGAGCTCGACGCCGAGAGCGAGGCGTGA
- a CDS encoding alpha-ketoacid dehydrogenase subunit beta: MPTRTAAKPATMAQALQRAMRDAMAEDPTVHVMGEDVGTLGGVFRVTDGLAKEFGEDRCTDTPLAEAGILGTAVGMAMYGLRPVVEMQFDAFAYPAFEQLISHVSRMRNRTRGAMPMPLVIRVPYGGGIGGVEHHSDSSEAYYMATPGLHVVAPATVEDAYGLLRAAIASDDPVVFLEPKRLYWSKSDWSPEAPAAVEPIGKAVVRRSGRSATLITYGPSVPVCMEAAEAAQAEGWDLEVVDLRSLVPFDDETVCASVRRTGRAVVVHESTGFGGPGGEIAARVTERCFHHLEAPVLRVAGFDIPYPPPMLERHHLPGVDRVLDAVARLQWEAGS; the protein is encoded by the coding sequence ATGCCGACCAGGACCGCAGCCAAGCCCGCCACGATGGCGCAGGCGCTGCAGCGCGCCATGCGCGACGCGATGGCCGAGGACCCGACCGTCCATGTCATGGGCGAGGACGTCGGCACGCTCGGCGGGGTCTTCCGGGTCACGGACGGCCTCGCCAAGGAGTTCGGCGAGGACCGCTGCACGGACACGCCGCTGGCCGAGGCGGGCATCCTCGGCACGGCCGTCGGCATGGCGATGTACGGGCTGCGGCCGGTCGTCGAGATGCAGTTCGACGCCTTCGCCTACCCGGCGTTCGAGCAGCTGATCAGCCATGTGTCGCGGATGCGGAACCGCACGCGCGGCGCGATGCCGATGCCGCTGGTGATCCGGGTGCCGTACGGCGGCGGGATCGGCGGTGTCGAGCACCACAGCGACTCCTCCGAGGCGTACTACATGGCGACGCCGGGTCTCCATGTCGTCGCCCCGGCGACGGTCGAGGACGCGTACGGGCTGCTGCGGGCGGCGATCGCCTCGGACGACCCGGTCGTCTTCCTGGAGCCCAAGCGGCTGTACTGGTCGAAGTCCGACTGGTCGCCGGAGGCGCCGGCGGCGGTGGAGCCGATCGGCAAGGCCGTGGTGCGGCGCAGTGGCCGCAGCGCCACGCTGATCACGTACGGGCCGTCCGTTCCGGTCTGCATGGAGGCGGCCGAGGCCGCCCAGGCCGAGGGCTGGGACCTGGAGGTGGTCGATCTGCGCTCGCTGGTGCCGTTCGACGACGAGACGGTCTGCGCGTCGGTGCGGCGCACTGGGCGGGCGGTCGTCGTGCACGAGTCGACCGGGTTCGGCGGGCCGGGCGGGGAGATCGCCGCGCGCGTGACCGAGCGCTGCTTCCATCACCTGGAGGCGCCGGTGCTTCGGGTCGCCGGGTTCGACATCCCGTACCCGCCGCCGATGCTGGAGCGGCACCATCTGCCGGGCGTGGACCGGGTGCTCGACGCGGTGGCGCGGCTGCAGTGGGAGGCGGGGAGCTGA
- a CDS encoding dihydrolipoamide acetyltransferase family protein: protein MAQVLEFKLPDLGEGLTEAEIVRWLVNVGDVVAIDQPVVEVETAKAMVEVPCPYGGVVTARFGEEGTELPVGAPLLTVAVGGADPSAAVPAATVTAATAAAANAEAAESSEHSGNVLVGYGTAGPAARRRRVRHDNPAAGAGRAPASAAAPVKAQATPAPVVAAPVKPVALEGPVPVISPLVRRLARDKGLDLREVRGSGPDGLILRVDVERAVAAAERPAVAVAPAPVAVSGAGAGERIPLRGVRGAVADKLSRSRTEIPDATCWVDADATELMAARAAMNAAGGTKISLLALLARICTHALARYPELNSTVDTAAREIVRLPSVHLGFAAQTERGLVVPVVRDAGARTAESLTAEFARLTESARQGTLTPADLTGGTFTLNNYGVFGVDGSTPIINHPEAAMLGVGRIIPKPWVHEGELAVRQVVQLSLTFDHRVCDGGTAGGFLRYVADCVEHPAVLLRTL, encoded by the coding sequence ATGGCCCAGGTGCTCGAGTTCAAGCTGCCGGACCTCGGCGAGGGGCTGACCGAGGCGGAGATCGTGCGCTGGCTGGTGAACGTCGGCGACGTCGTCGCCATCGACCAGCCGGTCGTCGAGGTCGAGACCGCCAAGGCGATGGTGGAGGTGCCGTGCCCTTACGGGGGTGTGGTGACCGCCCGCTTCGGCGAGGAGGGGACCGAACTGCCCGTCGGGGCGCCGCTGCTGACGGTCGCGGTGGGGGGAGCGGATCCGTCCGCGGCAGTCCCCGCCGCCACCGTCACCGCCGCAACCGCCGCCGCCGCGAACGCCGAGGCGGCCGAGTCGTCGGAGCACTCCGGCAACGTGCTCGTCGGGTACGGCACGGCCGGACCGGCGGCGCGCCGCCGGCGGGTGCGCCACGACAACCCCGCCGCGGGGGCGGGCCGCGCGCCGGCCTCGGCGGCGGCGCCGGTGAAGGCCCAGGCCACCCCGGCTCCGGTGGTGGCGGCGCCCGTGAAGCCGGTGGCCCTCGAGGGCCCGGTGCCGGTGATCTCGCCGCTCGTGCGGAGGCTGGCCCGGGACAAGGGGCTCGATCTGCGCGAGGTGCGGGGGTCGGGGCCGGACGGGCTGATCCTGCGGGTCGACGTGGAACGGGCCGTGGCCGCCGCCGAGCGCCCGGCCGTAGCCGTCGCGCCCGCGCCTGTGGCCGTCTCCGGCGCCGGCGCCGGCGAGAGGATTCCGCTGCGCGGGGTCCGCGGTGCCGTGGCCGACAAGCTCTCGCGCAGCCGTACGGAGATCCCGGACGCGACCTGCTGGGTCGACGCCGACGCGACCGAACTCATGGCGGCACGCGCCGCGATGAATGCGGCCGGCGGGACGAAGATCTCGCTGCTCGCGCTGCTCGCCCGGATCTGCACGCATGCGCTCGCCCGCTACCCGGAGCTCAACTCCACGGTGGACACGGCCGCCCGGGAGATCGTCCGCCTGCCGTCCGTGCACCTCGGGTTCGCGGCCCAGACCGAGCGCGGCCTGGTCGTCCCGGTGGTCCGGGACGCGGGTGCGCGGACCGCGGAGTCGCTGACGGCGGAGTTCGCGCGCCTGACGGAGTCCGCCCGGCAGGGCACGCTGACACCGGCGGACCTGACCGGCGGGACGTTCACGCTGAACAACTACGGGGTGTTCGGGGTCGACGGCTCCACGCCGATCATCAACCACCCGGAGGCGGCGATGCTCGGGGTGGGCCGGATCATCCCCAAGCCGTGGGTCCACGAGGGCGAACTGGCCGTCCGCCAGGTCGTCCAGCTGTCGCTGACCTTCGACCACCGGGTCTGCGACGGCGGCACGGCGGGCGGCTTCCTCCGCTACGTCGCGGACTGCGTCGAACACCCCGCGGTCCTGCTCCGCACGCTCTGA
- a CDS encoding DUF6457 domain-containing protein has product MTTAYDAIVLAGGAAKRLGGVDKPGVRVGGRALLDRVLGGCRGAGRTVVVGESRATVRDVVWAREEPAGGGPLAALDAGVREVRAGTVLVLSADLPFLDEATGRQLLDALDAAPGAEAALLVDAGGRDQPLVAAYRAEAVRRELAHIAAEHGTLSGLPLRLLPQGLRLVRVAADPLASFDCDTWEDIAAARARIREHGNVLDEWITAVKAELGIEIDVDTGVLLDLARDAAHGVARPAAPLTTFLVGYAAAKAGADGGPEAVAEAARKAAALANRWAAEADQQDATE; this is encoded by the coding sequence ATGACGACCGCGTATGACGCCATCGTGCTCGCCGGGGGTGCCGCGAAGCGGCTCGGGGGTGTGGACAAGCCTGGGGTGCGCGTCGGGGGGCGGGCGTTGCTTGATCGGGTGTTGGGGGGGTGTCGGGGGGCCGGGCGGACCGTTGTGGTCGGTGAATCCAGGGCGACCGTGCGGGACGTGGTGTGGGCCCGGGAGGAGCCGGCCGGTGGGGGGCCGCTCGCCGCGCTCGATGCCGGGGTGCGGGAGGTCCGGGCCGGGACCGTGCTCGTGCTCTCCGCCGACCTGCCCTTCCTCGACGAGGCGACCGGGCGGCAGCTCCTCGACGCCCTGGACGCCGCGCCCGGCGCCGAGGCCGCGCTTCTGGTCGACGCAGGCGGGCGGGACCAGCCGCTCGTCGCCGCCTACCGCGCCGAGGCCGTCCGCCGTGAGCTGGCGCACATCGCCGCCGAGCACGGCACCCTTTCCGGCCTTCCGTTGCGTCTGCTCCCCCAGGGCCTGCGGCTCGTCCGGGTCGCCGCGGACCCCCTGGCGTCCTTCGACTGCGACACCTGGGAGGACATCGCCGCGGCCCGGGCCCGTATCAGGGAGCATGGGAACGTGCTGGACGAATGGATCACCGCAGTCAAGGCCGAGCTGGGCATCGAGATCGACGTCGACACCGGCGTGCTGCTCGACCTGGCCCGTGACGCCGCCCACGGGGTCGCCCGCCCCGCCGCCCCGCTGACCACGTTCCTGGTCGGGTACGCGGCGGCGAAGGCCGGTGCCGACGGCGGCCCCGAGGCCGTCGCGGAGGCCGCCCGCAAGGCCGCCGCCCTCGCCAACCGCTGGGCCGCCGAAGCCGATCAGCAGGACGCCACGGAATGA
- a CDS encoding molybdopterin molybdotransferase MoeA, with translation MTPDSDTDTDSDGVDEALALVAAPVAAPRAAEAHRATPWAAARVVAARAGAAREPRPTPLGQALGHVLAEPLRALTDLPSFDTSAMDGWAVAGPGPWEIHEEGAVLAGHAPDAALADGTAVRIATGARVPRGTTAVIRSEHSRTDAAGHLHARREVVHGQDIRLRGQECRSGDRLLPAGTAVTPAVLGLAAAAGYDELPTLPRPRVEILVLGDELLTAGLPHDGLIRDALGPMLGPWLNALGAEVLATRRIGDDADALAAAVADSPADLVITTGGTAAGPVDHVHPVLAKAGATLLVDGVKVRPGHPMLLARLDRDRLLVGLPGNPLAAVSGLLTLAEPLLRSLAGAPAPPPYQVPVRDEVHGHPHDTRLVPIVHHGDQAVPLHYNGPAMLRGIAAADGMAVVPPGGARPGDALEILDLPWPVSPGQATAQGSAHGACFT, from the coding sequence ATGACACCCGACAGCGACACCGACACCGACAGCGACGGCGTGGACGAGGCGCTCGCCCTCGTCGCCGCGCCCGTCGCCGCGCCCCGCGCCGCCGAAGCCCACCGGGCCACCCCCTGGGCCGCCGCGCGGGTGGTCGCAGCCCGCGCCGGGGCCGCCCGCGAGCCCCGCCCCACCCCCCTCGGGCAGGCGCTGGGCCATGTGCTCGCCGAGCCGCTCCGCGCGCTCACCGACCTGCCCTCGTTCGACACCTCGGCCATGGACGGCTGGGCGGTCGCGGGACCCGGCCCCTGGGAGATCCACGAGGAGGGGGCCGTCCTCGCCGGCCACGCACCCGACGCCGCGCTGGCCGACGGCACGGCCGTACGGATCGCCACCGGCGCCCGCGTCCCGCGCGGGACCACCGCGGTCATCCGCAGCGAGCACTCCCGTACCGACGCCGCCGGTCATCTCCACGCTCGGCGCGAGGTCGTGCACGGCCAGGACATCCGCCTCCGGGGCCAGGAATGCCGCTCCGGCGACCGCCTGCTGCCCGCCGGAACCGCGGTGACCCCCGCCGTCCTCGGCCTCGCCGCGGCCGCCGGGTACGACGAGCTGCCGACGCTGCCCCGCCCCCGCGTGGAGATCCTCGTCCTCGGCGACGAGCTCCTGACCGCCGGACTCCCCCACGACGGGCTGATCCGCGACGCCCTCGGCCCCATGCTCGGGCCCTGGCTGAACGCCCTCGGAGCCGAGGTGCTCGCCACCCGACGGATCGGCGACGACGCCGACGCCCTCGCCGCGGCCGTCGCCGACTCCCCCGCGGATCTGGTGATCACCACCGGAGGGACGGCCGCGGGACCCGTCGACCATGTCCACCCCGTCCTCGCCAAGGCGGGAGCCACGCTCCTGGTCGACGGGGTGAAGGTCCGCCCCGGCCATCCGATGCTGCTCGCGCGCCTCGACCGGGACCGGCTCCTTGTCGGGCTGCCCGGCAACCCGCTCGCCGCGGTCTCCGGCCTGCTCACCCTCGCCGAACCGCTGCTCCGCTCCCTGGCCGGCGCCCCGGCCCCGCCGCCGTACCAGGTGCCTGTACGGGACGAGGTGCACGGCCATCCGCACGACACCCGGCTCGTCCCGATCGTCCACCACGGCGATCAGGCCGTCCCCCTGCACTACAACGGTCCGGCGATGCTCCGGGGCATCGCCGCGGCGGACGGGATGGCCGTGGTCCCGCCCGGAGGCGCACGACCCGGCGACGCGCTGGAGATCCTCGACCTTCCCTGGCCGGTGTCCCCGGGGCAGGCAACGGCTCAAGGGTCCGCTCACGGAGCGTGTTTCACGTGA
- a CDS encoding potassium channel family protein, whose protein sequence is MARQADEKVSASQVRIPRRIVEKPLRQVAKRLLMALGVLAATTAIVYLDRGGYHDSADGTLDFLDSAYYATVTLSTTGYGDIVPHSDSTRLVNILLVTPLRVLFLIILVGTTLEVLTERTREEWRLNRWRSTLRDHTVIVGFGTKGRSAIQTLCATGLRKDRIVIVDPSTKVIETANADGFVGVVGDATRSDVLLRAEVQRARQIVIATQRDDTAVLVTLTARQLNKGAKIVAAVREEENAPLLRQSGADAVITSASAAGRLLGLSVLSPSAGTVMEDLIQQGSGLDLVERPVIKAEVGKNVREIKDLVVSVLRGHRLLGYDDPAASPLQLTDRLITIVRAAPVSPLTHPPE, encoded by the coding sequence ATGGCCCGCCAGGCGGACGAGAAGGTGTCCGCCTCCCAGGTCCGGATACCCCGCCGCATCGTCGAGAAGCCCTTGCGGCAGGTGGCCAAGCGGCTGTTGATGGCCTTGGGTGTGCTGGCCGCCACGACCGCCATCGTCTACCTGGATCGCGGGGGCTATCACGACAGCGCCGACGGCACGCTCGACTTCCTCGACAGCGCGTATTACGCGACGGTGACCCTCTCCACCACGGGGTACGGCGACATCGTCCCGCACAGCGACTCGACCCGGCTGGTCAACATCCTGCTGGTCACACCGCTGCGCGTGCTGTTTCTGATCATCCTGGTCGGTACCACTCTCGAGGTCCTCACCGAACGGACCCGGGAGGAGTGGCGGCTGAACCGCTGGAGGTCCACCTTGCGCGACCACACCGTCATCGTCGGCTTCGGCACCAAGGGCCGCTCCGCGATCCAGACGCTCTGCGCGACGGGGCTGCGCAAGGACCGGATCGTCATCGTCGACCCCTCCACCAAGGTGATCGAGACGGCGAACGCGGACGGGTTCGTCGGCGTCGTCGGCGATGCGACGCGCAGTGACGTGCTGCTCCGCGCCGAGGTGCAGAGGGCCCGCCAGATCGTCATCGCCACCCAGCGTGACGACACTGCCGTCCTGGTCACGCTGACCGCCCGCCAGCTCAACAAGGGCGCGAAGATCGTCGCCGCCGTGCGCGAGGAGGAGAACGCGCCGCTGCTGCGCCAGTCCGGCGCCGATGCCGTGATCACCAGCGCCAGTGCGGCCGGCCGGCTGCTCGGACTCTCGGTGCTCAGCCCGAGCGCCGGCACGGTGATGGAGGACCTGATCCAGCAGGGTTCGGGTCTCGACCTGGTGGAGCGGCCGGTCATCAAGGCCGAGGTGGGCAAGAACGTACGGGAGATCAAGGACCTGGTCGTGAGCGTGCTGCGCGGGCACCGGCTGCTCGGATACGACGATCCCGCCGCCAGCCCCCTGCAGTTGACGGACCGTCTGATCACGATCGTGCGTGCGGCGCCCGTCTCTCCGCTGACGCACCCGCCCGAGTAG
- a CDS encoding NAD(P)H-quinone oxidoreductase: MHAITIPEPGGPEALVWAEVPDPVPAEGEVLVEVVASAVNRADLLQRQGYYDPPPGTSPYPGLECSGRIAALGPGVSGWSVGDEVCALLVGGGYAEKVAVPVGQLLPVPDGVDLVTAAALPEVTSTVWSNVFMIAHLRPGETLLVHGGASGIGTMAIQLAKAVGARVAVTAGGPEKLARCAELGADILIDYREQDFVEELRKATDGAGADVILDIVGAKYLDRNVKALAVNGRLAVIGMQGGVKGELNIGALLAKRAAITATTLRARPLHEKAAIVAAVREHVWPLIGAGTVRPVVDRTVPMRDAAEAHRALDSGTHVGKVLLLAPSA, encoded by the coding sequence ATGCATGCGATCACGATTCCGGAACCCGGCGGCCCCGAAGCCCTCGTCTGGGCCGAGGTGCCCGATCCCGTGCCCGCCGAGGGCGAGGTCCTCGTCGAGGTGGTGGCGAGCGCCGTCAACCGTGCCGATCTGCTCCAGCGCCAGGGCTACTACGACCCGCCGCCGGGCACCTCTCCCTACCCGGGTCTCGAATGCTCGGGACGGATCGCCGCGCTCGGCCCGGGGGTCTCCGGCTGGTCCGTCGGCGACGAGGTCTGTGCGCTGCTCGTGGGCGGCGGTTACGCGGAGAAGGTCGCCGTGCCCGTCGGCCAACTGCTGCCCGTGCCCGACGGGGTGGACCTCGTCACGGCCGCGGCGCTGCCCGAGGTCACCAGCACGGTCTGGTCGAACGTCTTCATGATCGCCCATCTGCGCCCCGGCGAGACGCTGCTGGTGCACGGCGGCGCGAGCGGCATCGGCACGATGGCGATCCAGCTGGCCAAGGCGGTCGGCGCACGGGTCGCGGTCACCGCCGGTGGCCCGGAGAAGCTCGCGCGCTGCGCCGAACTGGGCGCGGACATCCTGATCGACTACCGCGAGCAGGACTTCGTCGAGGAGCTGCGCAAAGCCACGGACGGGGCCGGCGCGGACGTGATCCTCGACATCGTCGGAGCGAAGTACCTCGACCGCAATGTGAAGGCGCTCGCGGTCAACGGGCGCCTGGCCGTCATCGGCATGCAGGGCGGGGTGAAGGGGGAGTTGAACATCGGCGCCCTCCTCGCCAAGCGTGCGGCGATCACGGCGACCACGCTGCGCGCCCGCCCGCTGCACGAGAAGGCGGCCATCGTCGCCGCGGTGCGGGAGCACGTGTGGCCGCTGATCGGCGCGGGCACGGTACGCCCGGTCGTCGACCGTACGGTGCCGATGCGGGACGCCGCCGAGGCCCACCGGGCCCTGGACTCGGGGACGCACGTCGGCAAGGTCCTGCTGCTCGCCCCGAGCGCCTGA
- a CDS encoding bacterial proteasome activator family protein: MEMPRNERSQESPQVLIVGQDGMALGGTQGDDESREVPVTEMVEQPAKVMRIGSMIKQLLEEVRAAPLDEASRVRLKDIHASSVKELEDGLAPELVEELERLSLPFTDEAIPSEAELRIAQAQLVGWLEGLFHGIQTALFAQQMAARAQLEQMRRALPPGAPHDDDDDDHGRGHAVRSGPYL, translated from the coding sequence ATGGAGATGCCGAGGAATGAACGGTCGCAGGAGAGCCCCCAGGTCCTCATCGTGGGACAGGACGGAATGGCGCTCGGCGGCACTCAGGGTGACGACGAATCCCGCGAGGTCCCGGTGACGGAAATGGTCGAGCAGCCTGCGAAGGTCATGCGCATCGGCAGCATGATCAAGCAGCTCCTGGAGGAAGTACGCGCGGCACCTCTCGACGAGGCCAGCCGCGTCAGGCTCAAGGACATCCACGCCAGCTCGGTGAAGGAGCTGGAGGACGGGCTCGCGCCGGAACTGGTCGAGGAACTGGAGCGTCTGTCCCTGCCGTTCACGGACGAGGCGATCCCCTCCGAGGCGGAACTGCGTATCGCCCAGGCTCAGTTGGTGGGCTGGCTCGAAGGCCTCTTCCACGGCATCCAGACGGCGCTGTTCGCCCAGCAGATGGCGGCCCGCGCCCAACTGGAGCAGATGCGCCGGGCGCTGCCGCCGGGCGCTCCGCACGACGATGACGACGACGACCACGGTCGCGGGCACGCGGTCCGCTCGGGCCCGTACCTGTAG